Proteins found in one Labeo rohita strain BAU-BD-2019 chromosome 11, IGBB_LRoh.1.0, whole genome shotgun sequence genomic segment:
- the mkrn2os.2 gene encoding MKRN2 opposite strand protein produces MDKSVIKFNHCDKDIYCFFVPEQCPECGVSFSGKRLEEAPVSIPNPFSNGHKVPCAFLVASTQDNVLRDFDGRSDLHTGITNTNGIVYNYTKTGVHRDNQGWERCICIPLVQPDMFSLMSQWDQYLEKFSSAQMWDPSWQSFNEESHNCYSYSLMFINCVLATQSKRALSKDEFTRLFVLPRIKRASKYMLLCREISQNHFYIVDSPRRNSLEEDEDSKNT; encoded by the exons ATGGATAAGAGCGTCATCAAATTCAACCACTGTGACAAGGACATCTACTGTTTTTTCGTCCCGGAGCAGTGTCCTGAATGTGGAGTTAGTTTCAGTGGGAAGCGACTGGAGGAGGCGCCGGTCAGCATACCGAACCCCTTCAGCAACGGACACAAAGTCCCGTGTGCTTTTCTAGTCGCGTCAACACAAGACAATGTGCTCAG GGACTTTGATGGCCGTTCTGATCTACACACAGGAATCACCAACACAAACG GAATAGTCTACAATTACACAAAGACTGGTGTTCACAGAGACAATCAGGGATGGGAACGCTGTATCTGCATCCCGCTGGTTCAGCCCGACATGTTCAGTCTGATGAGCCAGTGGGATCAGTATCTGGAGAAGTTCTCCTCCGCTCAGATGTGGGACCCATCATGGCAAAG CTTTAATGAGGAAAGCCACAACTGCTACAGCTACTCGCTGATGTTCATCAACTGTGTTCTAGCCACGCAGTCAAAGCGAGCCCTGAGTAAAGATGAATTCACACGCTTGTTTGTGCTTCCTCGGATCAAAAGAGCTTCCAAGTACATGTTGTTGTGTCGTGAGATTTCCCAAAACCACTTCTACATCGTCGACAGTCCGCGTAGAAACTCACTTGAGGAGGACGAGGACAGCAAGAACACATGA
- the mkrn2os.1 gene encoding MKRN2 opposite strand, tandem duplicate 1, translating into MEKTVIKYRHCGRNIYSFSCSDAPYSHRRDDSERQCPICLQSLTFGLLDAPVALPCPFRNGHTVSCAFLIGSIHGPSHLGEWNDTEIHVGLSNSGGLVYNYTLSGVRRDDRGWEQCVCIQLCPPWRHALRESWDRELEQFSASPKWVSERFDEEREFGSCCYGFALTFINHMRSLDGKVSLSRDEFTGSHVLPRMKTVSLYINIYHAILQHGFCIASHDM; encoded by the exons ATGGAGAAAACTGTGATCAAATACAGACATTGTGGAAgaaacatttacagtttttcatgTTCAGATGCCCCATATTCTCATCGAAGGGATGATTCAGAGCGTCAGTGTCCGATCTGTCTTCAGAGTCTCACATTTGGACTTTTAGACGCACCTGTTGCGCTTCCCTGTCCGTTTAGAAATGGACACACAGTCTCATGTGCATTTCTGATAGGATCCATTCACGGACCATCACATCTTGG ggaATGGAATGACACTGAGATTCATGTGGGACTCTCAAATTCAGGAG gtCTGGTCTATAACTACACCCTGTCAGGGGTCCGGAGAGACGACCGTGGTTGGGAACAGTGTGTCTGCATACAGCTCTGCCCTCCGTGGAGACATGCGCTCAGGGAATCATGGGACAGAGAGCTGGAGCAGTTTTCTGCATCGCCAAAATGGGTTTCAGAGCG GTTTGATGAGGAGAGGGAGTTTGGATCGTGCTGTTACGGTTTCGCTCTGACCTTCATAAACCACATGCGCTCGCTGGATGGGAAAGTGTCTCTGAGCAGAGATGAGTTCACAGGATCTCACGTTTTACCCAGAATGAAGACTGTATCATTATATATCAACATCTATCATGCAATATTACAACATGGATTTTGTATTGCATCTCATGACATGTGA